The following are encoded together in the Pontibacter liquoris genome:
- a CDS encoding RidA family protein, whose product MAHTIINSQNAPAPIGPYSQATLANGTLYVSGQIPLDPKTGNLVTDSIEAETHQVMRNLQAILTEAGMDFSHVMKCSIFVKDMNNFGRINETYGSYFLSNPPARETVEVSRLPKDVNVEISCIATK is encoded by the coding sequence ATGGCACATACTATCATCAACTCCCAAAATGCACCAGCCCCGATCGGCCCCTATAGCCAGGCTACCCTGGCGAACGGCACCCTGTATGTTTCCGGGCAAATTCCGCTGGACCCGAAGACCGGAAACCTGGTTACTGATAGCATTGAGGCGGAAACGCACCAGGTAATGCGGAACCTGCAGGCGATCCTTACGGAAGCCGGCATGGACTTCAGCCATGTGATGAAGTGCAGCATTTTTGTAAAAGACATGAACAATTTTGGCCGTATCAACGAAACGTACGGCAGCTACTTTCTCTCCAATCCGCCTGCCCGCGAAACCGTGGAAGTAAGCCGCCTGCCAAAGGATGTGAACGTAGAGATCTCCTGCATTGCCACGAAGTAA
- the gltX gene encoding glutamate--tRNA ligase, whose protein sequence is MEREVRVRFAPSPTGPLHIGGVRTALYNYLLARKTGGKMILRIEDTDQNRFVPGAEDYIRESLAWCGIELDESPWNGGPYAPYRQSERKPMYMQYALQLIESGHAYYAFDTAEELEEMRERLKAAKVATPQYNAITRATMRNSLTMPEDEVKKLLDSGAPYVIRLKVPRKEEIRLKDLIRGWVMVHSSAIDDKVLMKSDGMPTYHLANIVDDHLMEITHVIRGEEWLPSAPLHVLLYRYLGWEDTMPEFAHLPLLLKPDGNGKLSKRDGDKLGFPVFPLRWVDPFTSEVSSGYREAGYLPDAFVNFLAFLGWNPGTQQEIFSMEELIQEFSVERIGKSGTRFDIQKARWFNEQYLRAKPDSELADYLLQALAEHNITCSHEKAEKIAGLMKERVSFPQDFWQEAKYFFVAPTEYSEKVASKKWNAPSVAVFEDFKNELPSLAVFNADTVKELLTSILERHGMKLGQVMQALRLAVTGAEAGPDLMHIIEVIGREETAQRIGAAISNLSQYATA, encoded by the coding sequence ATGGAAAGAGAAGTAAGAGTACGCTTTGCCCCCAGCCCGACCGGGCCTCTCCATATCGGTGGTGTGCGCACTGCCCTTTATAACTACCTGCTGGCCCGCAAAACAGGCGGTAAAATGATCCTGCGCATCGAGGATACCGACCAGAACCGCTTTGTGCCCGGCGCCGAAGATTATATCCGCGAGTCGCTGGCCTGGTGCGGCATTGAGCTGGACGAGAGCCCCTGGAACGGCGGCCCGTACGCGCCTTATCGCCAGTCGGAGCGCAAGCCCATGTATATGCAGTATGCCCTGCAGCTGATTGAAAGTGGCCACGCCTACTATGCCTTCGACACCGCCGAGGAGCTGGAGGAGATGCGTGAGCGCCTGAAAGCCGCTAAAGTGGCTACGCCGCAGTATAACGCCATTACGCGCGCCACCATGCGCAACTCACTTACCATGCCCGAAGATGAAGTTAAAAAGCTTTTAGATTCCGGTGCTCCGTATGTGATACGCCTGAAGGTGCCGCGCAAAGAAGAGATTCGTTTAAAAGACCTGATCCGGGGATGGGTGATGGTGCACTCTTCGGCCATAGATGATAAAGTGCTCATGAAATCGGATGGTATGCCCACTTACCACTTGGCCAACATCGTGGACGACCACTTGATGGAGATCACCCACGTGATCCGGGGCGAAGAGTGGCTGCCCTCGGCGCCACTGCACGTGTTACTGTATCGTTACCTGGGCTGGGAAGACACTATGCCTGAGTTTGCGCACCTGCCCCTGCTGCTTAAGCCTGATGGCAACGGCAAGCTGAGCAAGCGCGACGGTGATAAGCTGGGTTTCCCGGTATTTCCGCTGCGCTGGGTCGATCCGTTTACAAGCGAAGTATCCAGTGGCTACCGCGAGGCGGGTTATCTGCCGGATGCCTTTGTGAACTTCCTGGCTTTTCTGGGCTGGAACCCGGGCACGCAGCAGGAGATCTTCTCCATGGAGGAGCTTATTCAGGAGTTTTCGGTAGAGCGCATTGGCAAATCCGGCACGCGCTTCGATATCCAGAAAGCCCGTTGGTTTAACGAGCAGTACCTGCGCGCCAAGCCCGACAGCGAGCTGGCCGACTACCTGCTGCAGGCGCTGGCCGAGCACAACATCACCTGCTCGCACGAGAAAGCTGAAAAGATCGCTGGCCTGATGAAAGAGCGCGTATCGTTTCCGCAGGATTTCTGGCAGGAAGCTAAGTACTTCTTTGTAGCCCCCACTGAGTATAGTGAGAAAGTAGCGTCCAAAAAATGGAACGCCCCGTCGGTAGCGGTATTCGAGGATTTCAAAAACGAGCTGCCATCCTTGGCGGTCTTTAATGCCGATACGGTAAAAGAACTCCTGACAAGTATACTGGAGCGCCACGGCATGAAGCTGGGCCAGGTAATGCAGGCGCTGCGTCTGGCTGTAACAGGCGCTGAGGCCGGTCCCGACCTGATGCACATCATCGAGGTGATTGGCCGCGAGGAAACTGCCCAGCGCATTGGAGCTGCTATCAGCAACCTGAGCCAGTACGCCACTGCCTAA
- a CDS encoding YihY/virulence factor BrkB family protein, whose protein sequence is MSWCLLKETWLEFLDNNSFQKGAALAYYTIFSLPPMLIIIIGAAGYFFGRQAVSGEIYYRIKELIGPQGAYEVQNMVESANRFSGLSFATLVGVLTLFIASTGVFISLQDSLNEIWYVKPVPKHGYIKLVIDRFLCFGLILIIAVILLVSLLANTVLVAVSSFLTARFSGWIIYVLHAANLVSGLVILSVMFAGLYKFLPDAKIRWRDVWVGAFVTAILFSIGRLLIGLYLGTTNVGSVYGAAGSVIVILSWVFFTSQILFFGAVFTFVYSRKYGFNIYPADYAVRVIRKEVEVGNSAVNAEPGKHDKEVYGELEVEMPTPETPEEGAAASQGANI, encoded by the coding sequence TTGTCCTGGTGCCTTTTAAAGGAAACCTGGCTGGAGTTTTTAGATAACAACTCGTTCCAGAAAGGGGCGGCGCTGGCCTATTATACTATTTTTTCGCTGCCGCCTATGCTCATCATCATTATTGGCGCAGCCGGCTACTTCTTTGGCCGGCAGGCAGTGTCGGGCGAGATCTATTACCGCATCAAAGAGCTGATCGGGCCCCAGGGCGCTTACGAGGTGCAGAATATGGTGGAGAGCGCCAACCGTTTCTCGGGTCTGAGCTTTGCCACGCTGGTGGGCGTTCTGACGCTCTTTATCGCTTCCACGGGCGTGTTCATCTCCTTGCAGGACTCCCTGAACGAGATCTGGTACGTAAAGCCCGTTCCCAAACATGGCTACATCAAACTGGTGATAGACCGCTTCCTGTGCTTTGGCCTGATCCTCATCATCGCGGTGATCCTGCTGGTGTCGCTGCTGGCCAATACCGTGCTGGTGGCCGTTAGCAGCTTTCTGACGGCGCGTTTTTCGGGCTGGATCATCTACGTGCTGCACGCGGCCAACCTGGTGTCGGGGCTGGTAATTTTGTCGGTGATGTTTGCCGGCCTCTACAAGTTTCTGCCCGATGCCAAGATCCGGTGGCGTGATGTATGGGTGGGCGCTTTTGTAACAGCCATCCTGTTTTCCATCGGCCGCCTCCTTATCGGGTTATACCTGGGCACTACCAATGTGGGATCGGTTTATGGCGCGGCGGGCTCCGTGATCGTGATCCTGTCGTGGGTCTTTTTTACCTCGCAGATCCTGTTCTTTGGTGCGGTGTTCACGTTCGTGTACTCGCGCAAGTATGGCTTTAACATCTACCCGGCCGACTATGCCGTGCGGGTGATCCGGAAGGAAGTGGAAGTGGGCAACTCGGCAGTGAACGCCGAGCCGGGCAAACATGACAAAGAAGTCTACGGGGAACTGGAGGTAGAAATGCCTACACCCGAAACACCCGAGGAAGGTGCGGCCGCCTCGCAAGGAGCCAATATCTGA
- a CDS encoding GH3 auxin-responsive promoter family protein, whose protein sequence is MKKRIHQIDLFRKYPHEVQEELFQNLISTAKGTEWGSKYDYASISTVREFQERVPVNTYEDLYPYIERVIKGEQNLLWPSKVEWFAKSSGTTNARSKYIPVTPESLEDCHYKGGKDMLSIYVNLYPETKLFAGKGLSIGGSHRPSELNAKMSCGDVSAVIMQNLPIWAEAMRTPPLKVALMDNWEEKIEKMVELTVPENVTSMSGVPTWTYLLLKRILEVTGKNNILEVWPNMELFTHGAVAFGPYRELFRELIPSDKMNYLEVYNASEGFFGIQDQIGTEDEMLLMLDYGVYYEFIPMDQFEEEQPRTLTLDQVELGKSYALVISTNAGLWRYKIGDTVRFTSLNPYRIKISGRTKHFINAFGEEVIVENAEAAVTKASKATGAVITNFTAAPVYMESGKRGSHEWLIEFEQAPDSLERFTQVLDESLRDINSDYDAKRQNDIALQQPKVHAAPKGTFVSWLRHKGKLGGQNKIPRLSNSREYLEEIMEVNGL, encoded by the coding sequence ATGAAGAAGCGGATCCATCAGATCGATCTGTTTCGCAAGTACCCGCATGAGGTGCAGGAAGAGCTTTTTCAGAACCTGATCAGCACGGCCAAAGGCACTGAATGGGGCAGCAAGTATGATTATGCCAGCATCAGCACGGTGCGCGAGTTTCAGGAGCGTGTGCCTGTAAATACCTACGAAGACCTTTACCCTTACATTGAGCGCGTAATAAAAGGAGAGCAGAACCTGCTGTGGCCCAGCAAGGTCGAGTGGTTTGCCAAATCGTCGGGCACCACCAATGCCCGCAGCAAGTATATCCCGGTCACGCCCGAGTCGCTGGAAGACTGCCATTACAAGGGCGGCAAAGACATGCTCTCGATCTATGTGAACCTCTATCCCGAAACAAAGCTTTTCGCGGGCAAAGGGCTCTCCATTGGCGGCAGCCACCGGCCCAGCGAGCTGAATGCGAAGATGTCGTGTGGCGACGTGTCGGCGGTGATCATGCAAAACCTGCCCATCTGGGCCGAAGCCATGCGCACCCCGCCGCTAAAAGTGGCCCTGATGGATAACTGGGAAGAGAAGATAGAGAAGATGGTGGAGCTGACGGTGCCTGAAAATGTGACCAGCATGAGCGGCGTGCCTACCTGGACCTACCTGCTGTTGAAACGCATCCTGGAGGTAACCGGCAAAAACAACATCCTGGAAGTATGGCCCAACATGGAGCTTTTTACCCACGGTGCCGTGGCTTTTGGCCCTTACCGGGAATTGTTCCGCGAGCTGATCCCCTCTGATAAAATGAACTACCTGGAAGTATACAATGCTTCGGAGGGCTTCTTTGGCATTCAGGACCAGATCGGAACGGAAGATGAAATGCTGCTGATGCTGGACTATGGCGTATACTATGAGTTTATACCCATGGATCAGTTTGAGGAGGAGCAGCCCCGAACGCTGACGCTGGACCAGGTGGAACTGGGCAAAAGCTATGCCCTGGTGATCTCGACCAACGCCGGGTTGTGGCGCTATAAGATTGGCGACACGGTACGTTTTACGAGCCTTAATCCTTACCGCATTAAAATATCGGGCCGCACCAAGCACTTCATCAATGCCTTTGGCGAGGAAGTGATTGTAGAGAATGCCGAAGCAGCCGTGACCAAGGCCAGCAAAGCCACCGGCGCTGTGATCACGAACTTCACAGCAGCGCCCGTTTACATGGAAAGCGGCAAGCGCGGCAGCCATGAGTGGCTGATCGAATTTGAACAGGCTCCCGACAGCCTGGAGCGCTTTACGCAGGTACTCGACGAGTCGTTGCGCGACATTAACTCCGACTACGATGCCAAGCGCCAAAACGATATTGCCCTGCAGCAGCCCAAAGTACATGCGGCTCCGAAAGGCACTTTTGTGAGCTGGCTGCGCCACAAAGGCAAGCTGGGCGGCCAGAACAAAATACCGCGCCTGAGCAACTCCCGCGAATACCTGGAGGAAATCATGGAGGTCAATGGACTTTAG
- the lptB gene encoding LPS export ABC transporter ATP-binding protein: MILRAEHLFKKYKSRAVVNDVSVEVNQGEIVGLLGPNGAGKTTSFYMIVGLVKPNSGRIFLDTEDITNLPMYQRAKRGVGYLAQEASVFRQLTVEENILSVLEMTKMTKKEQIQKVEDLLEEFSLTHVRKNKGIVLSGGERRRTEIARALAVDPKFVLLDEPFAGVDPIAVEEIQSIVAKLKSKNIGILITDHNVNETLSITDRAYLLFEGKILKAGSAEELAADEQVRRVYLGKHFELKRKI; encoded by the coding sequence ATGATACTACGAGCAGAGCACTTATTTAAAAAATATAAATCACGCGCCGTTGTAAACGATGTCAGCGTGGAGGTGAACCAGGGCGAGATTGTGGGCTTACTAGGCCCCAACGGTGCCGGTAAAACCACATCTTTCTATATGATCGTGGGCCTGGTAAAGCCTAACAGCGGCAGGATCTTTCTGGATACCGAGGATATTACCAACCTGCCTATGTACCAGCGCGCCAAGCGCGGCGTGGGCTACCTGGCGCAGGAGGCATCGGTTTTCCGGCAGCTTACTGTAGAGGAGAACATCCTGTCGGTGCTGGAGATGACCAAAATGACCAAGAAAGAGCAGATCCAGAAAGTGGAAGACCTGCTGGAAGAGTTCTCGCTGACGCATGTGCGTAAAAACAAGGGCATTGTGCTGAGTGGTGGGGAGCGCCGCCGCACCGAAATTGCCCGCGCCCTGGCCGTGGACCCCAAGTTTGTGCTGCTCGATGAGCCTTTTGCCGGTGTAGACCCCATTGCCGTGGAAGAGATCCAGAGCATTGTAGCCAAGCTCAAGAGCAAGAATATTGGTATCCTCATTACCGACCACAACGTAAACGAAACGCTTTCTATCACCGACCGCGCCTACCTGCTGTTCGAGGGCAAGATTCTGAAAGCGGGCAGCGCTGAAGAACTGGCTGCCGATGAGCAGGTAAGACGTGTATACCTGGGCAAGCACTTTGAGCTGAAGCGGAAAATCTGA
- a CDS encoding four helix bundle protein, with protein sequence MEERKHLRLNDIDVYKAAFNLSNYIWFRAERWDYFAKNTIGIQYVKAIDSISANIAEGFGRYGKKEKVQFFRYARRSV encoded by the coding sequence ATGGAAGAACGAAAGCATCTGCGACTGAATGATATTGATGTTTATAAAGCAGCGTTCAACCTGAGTAACTATATATGGTTCCGGGCGGAGCGCTGGGATTATTTTGCAAAAAATACAATTGGTATTCAGTATGTTAAGGCTATCGATAGTATATCCGCCAACATTGCAGAAGGCTTTGGTCGTTATGGGAAAAAGGAGAAGGTACAGTTTTTTAGATATGCCCGACGCTCCGTATAG
- a CDS encoding TIGR00266 family protein, with protein sequence MRNSHDIDYKIFGNDIQVLEIELDPNETVIAEAGAMVYMEEGIDFQTKMGDGSNPNQGFLGKLVSAGSRMITGESLFMTHFTHQGYGKSRVAFSAPYPGTILPIDLGTTRNNSLITQKDAFLAAALGTKLSIHFNQRLGSGVFGGEGFILQKMQGDGLAFVHAGGTVVEKQLNNQTLRVDTGCVVAFEEGIDFSVQRAGGLKSMIFGGEGIFLATLRGTGRVWLQSMPVKKLIEALMPAGANANKEGGFMSSFLE encoded by the coding sequence ATGAGAAACTCTCACGACATCGATTACAAAATTTTTGGCAACGACATACAGGTGTTGGAAATTGAGCTGGACCCCAACGAAACCGTAATTGCCGAGGCTGGCGCTATGGTGTACATGGAGGAAGGCATCGACTTCCAGACCAAGATGGGCGACGGCTCTAACCCAAACCAAGGGTTCCTGGGTAAGCTTGTTTCGGCAGGCTCGCGCATGATCACGGGCGAATCGCTGTTTATGACGCACTTCACACACCAGGGCTACGGCAAAAGCCGGGTAGCTTTTTCGGCCCCTTACCCCGGCACCATTCTGCCTATTGACTTGGGTACGACGCGCAACAACAGCCTGATCACGCAAAAAGATGCTTTTCTGGCGGCAGCGCTGGGCACCAAGCTCTCTATCCATTTCAACCAGCGGCTGGGCTCCGGTGTTTTCGGGGGAGAAGGCTTTATACTTCAGAAAATGCAGGGCGACGGGCTGGCCTTTGTGCACGCTGGTGGCACCGTAGTAGAAAAGCAGCTCAACAACCAGACCCTGCGCGTAGACACAGGCTGCGTGGTAGCGTTTGAAGAAGGCATTGATTTTAGTGTGCAACGCGCCGGCGGCCTTAAATCGATGATATTTGGCGGCGAAGGGATCTTTCTGGCTACTTTGCGGGGCACGGGCCGCGTGTGGCTGCAGTCGATGCCGGTAAAGAAGCTGATCGAAGCCCTGATGCCAGCCGGCGCCAACGCCAACAAGGAAGGCGGCTTTATGAGCAGCTTCCTGGAGTAG